In Raphanus sativus cultivar WK10039 chromosome 5, ASM80110v3, whole genome shotgun sequence, the following proteins share a genomic window:
- the LOC108859948 gene encoding uncharacterized protein LOC108859948, translating into MEVFQWLFKLGKEIGKSEPFSSNGTAHEAATTLTNRRTRKSSTRGSKHKNQRNYRRIWLWCQKDVADACFYSTLNLKRLGSLRREHLFRAMAKMKAQVGQEKEVPLTTFDPKKAIRALEPEEHEESNKEKVNSEQTKAKSKATLSRMKELIRWAAAAKSDKAAKFFTPKIMEFRNRRKLKTMKEANEESKRISSASISLRWESSESRTTLSSSDHISIVSAPAIFDSLGPTPPYRCRSRKGNWITTDSEFVVLEL; encoded by the exons GTCTTTCAATGGCTCTTCAAGTTAGGAAAGGAAATAGGAAAATCAGAGCCATTCTCATCCAATGGTACTGCTCATGAAGCCGCTACAACTCTAACAA ATCGCAGAACAAGAAAGTCATCAACAAGAGGGTCTAAACATAAAAACCAGAGGAATTACAGAAGAATATGGTTATGGTGTCAAAAAGATGTAGCTGACGCTTGTTTCTATAGCACACTGAATTTAAAAAGACTTGGCAGCTTGAGAAGAGAACATTTGTTTCGTGCCATGGCGAAAATGAAGGCACAAGTAGGACAAGAAAAAGAAGTACCACTGACAACGTTTGATCCGAAAAAGGCTATCAGAGCCTTGGAACCGGAGGAACATGAAGAAAGCAACAAAGAGAAGGTGAACAGCGAGCAGACAAAAGCTAAAAGTAAGGCCACGCTTTCAAGGATGAAGGAGCTTATTAGATGGGCTGCAGCAGCAAAATCCGACAAAGCTGCCAAATTCTTTACCCCTAAG ATAATGGAGTTTAGAAACCGAAGAAAGTTGAAGACAATGAAAGAGGCGAATGAAGAATCAAAAAGAATTAGTAGTGCCAGTATAAGTTTGAGATGGGAGAGTAGCGAGAGTCGCACAACTTTATCTTCCTCTGATCATATCTCCATAGTTTCTGCACCAGCAATCTTCGATTCCTTGGGTCCTACGCCACCCTATCGATGTAGATCCAGGAAAGGCAACTGGATCACTACTGATTCTGAAT TTGTGGTGTTGGAGTTATGA
- the LOC108857268 gene encoding F-box/kelch-repeat protein At3g24760, whose translation MSDTNPESSNFNALNTDVTESILSLLPIPSLVRFSSVSKLWRSIITSLPPSPSPSPWLFLFGIHNTSSFHNQSFAFDPLSNSWLRLPFPPSLPSLHLLGSDRFLFTTAPRFSFSPFLKPNWRFTSPVPFPRINPLLAVFSSNLILVGGVGSIGGLVNIDDRSPVQIYDTTLDSWQLCPPLPQSFPSAAHESLSSALCKRRFYVFDINSSFISSFSLDTHTWSDVQTLRPPGLLFAFLNSCGDDTLVLGGMCNSSDRGFSFNLWRIEEGSMEFSEIAIMPEALLFGLVGGDNEDEDDGNRFRSLKCVGAGCLVYVFNEDGHKKYPACVCEIGLENGGKCRWRSVPPLPSPVNKFHKLVSFCSTVSITDVFHSDATHIGA comes from the coding sequence aTGTCAGACACCAATCCAGAATCCTCAAACTTCAACGCTCTCAACACGGACGTCACGGAATCAATCCTCTCCCTTCTCCCAATCCCATCCCTCGTCCGTTTCTCCTCCGTCTCCAAACTCTGGCGCTCAATCATCACCTCCCTCCCTCCTTCCCCTTCCCCTTCCCCATGGCTCTTCCTCTTCGGCATCCACAACACCTCCTCCTTCCACAACCAATCCTTCGCCTTCGACCCCCTCTCCAACTCCTGGCTCCGCCTCCCCTTCCCCCCCTCCCTCCCTTCCCTCCACCTCCTCGGCTCCGATCGCTTCCTCTTCACCACCGCTCCTCGATTCTCCTTCTCCCCCTTCCTCAAACCTAACTGGCGCTTCACTTCCCCCGTCCCTTTCCCCAGAATCAACCCCCTCCTCGCCGTCTTCTCCTCCAACCTCATCCTCGTCGGCGGAGTCGGATCCATCGGCGGTTTAGTCAACATCGACGATCGCTCACCCGTTCAGATCTACGACACCACTCTCGACTCCTGGCAGCTATGTCCTCCCCTCCCCCAATCTTTCCCATCCGCCGCTCACGAATCCCTAAGCTCCGCTCTCTGCAAACGCAGATTCTACGTCTTCGACATCAACTCCTCCTTcatctcctccttctccttGGATACTCACACCTGGAGCGACGTTCAAACGCTCCGACCACCAGGCCTCCTCTTCGCCTTCCTCAATTCATGTGGCGACGATACGCTAGTCCTCGGCGGGATGTGTAATTCTTCGGATCGCGGATTCTCGTTTAATCTCTGGAGAATCGAGGAAGGCTCGATGGAGTTCAGCGAGATCGCGATTATGCCTGAGGCTTTGTTGTTTGGGCTGGTTGGTGGTGAtaatgaggatgaggatgatggTAACAGGTTCAGGAGTTTGAAATGTGTTGGCGCTGGGTGTCTTGTCTATGTCTTTAATGAGGATGGTCATAAGAAGTATCCCGCTTGCGTTTGTGAGATTGGTTTGGAGAATGGTGGCAAGTGTAGGTGGAGGAGTGTGCCTCCTTTGCCTTCTCCTGTTAATAAGTTTCATAAGCTTGTTTCTTTCTGCTCCACTGTTTCTATTACCGACGTTTTCCACTCCGATGCCACTCACATTGGTGCTTGA